The region CTGTGGAGACAGAAGCTCTCTGCTAAGGAGAAGAGCCTGCTCCGATTGTGcagtgagggaggggttcaaCCTGACCCCACGGACATGTTccctgacctccacctcaaccCGGGGTTCACAGAGCTCAGTGGTCCCCTCCTGACTGTGAGAGACaatgaaacattaaatctgCACAGCGTGGACCAAAAGACTCTTTACAAAAACTGtgtcaaaaacataaataagaagAACCTGGCTGATCGAGCTGTCTCTGTGTGGACCGACAGACTCGGGGGGCAGGCCCCTCAGTGGAGGACTCTGTACAaaccacctttaaaaaaacaaactggtgaCCTTCAGTGGAGGATTTTACACGGTGCTATTGCTGCTAATGCGTTTTTATCTGTTATTAATCcagttattttaaatgaaatgtcctTTCTGTGGTCTGCCTGAGaatgtgtttcatgtcttttctGAGTGCACAAgacttactgttttttttttttttaactgttgtttttaattcttttggtgttgttttttcaggtcCTGTTTTTATCAGTGGAATCCATTACAGAAAAGAAACTAAATTGAAGTGCCaacttttgaactttttaatTGGTGAAGCGAAACTAGCTATTTATATTACAAGACGAGACAAGATACAGACTGGACCTAATGTTGATGTGGTGGCCTTGTGGAGGTGCAACATTAAAGCCCGGCTAAGGCTTGAGTTCTGTTTCCACAGGACCACGGGGAACATGGAAAAGTTCCTGGAGCTGTGGGGATATGAGGAAATAATGTGTTTGCCTGTTTAGCTTTATTATGTAAAtatagtattttttaaaaatctaaaatcttcttcttcttcttcttcttcttcttcttcttattcttattcttattcttattcttattattattattatcaaactCTGTCTTCTCTTTTCCTCAAACACTTGTCTTCACTCGCTCGCTCCCGCCACTCAGAATCAGCACCGCGGCTAGTTCCCGCGGTGACTTCAGGTTCCGGGTACCAGCTGATTCGACCACTTTTTCCattttgtaaaaatatttttgttacaTGAAATTAAAACTATCATATCTCTGGTTTTACATGACCTAGGaaggtcaaataaaaactgGGAGGAAGTATAAGTCTGCACTTTCGGGTGATCAGATCACGTGACGTCACCAGAgcgtaattttttttttacggcgGTTTGATGACGTCACGTTCCATGATCACGCCGGCGCGATCATAGACCCCAGAGGCTTAAGACGATGGTTCACATGTTGAGTGTTAATCATGTTTacttgtgtttcagtgtgttcttcctcttttccGGTGTTTAAATTCCATCGAGCGTAATGTGGAACAATGTCAGATATCAATCGGCTCGCCCGATGACCAGGTGATGATCCAGTTCTTCTGCAGGCATGGTAGGAAAcactgaatgtattttattacaGGCTCTCAGTAGATGAAGGCATattcttttacacatttttacagaCTATTTCAAAGAACGTTTTATCTGCTCAGTGGTCTTACTCTGTCCAGAATGACTCTCTGCTGCAGCCACTGCATTGCATGTTGTCAGCACTTGATGGCAGTGTGATCCAGATATCCTGTCTGCTTTGGTAACAGGCATCACTAAAACCCACAACCTACGTTTCCAGGAGAGTGAGGCTCTGCAGGCTGTGTTTGCCTCACACCTCTGTCCTAATGTGCTGAAAGCTCCTGCCAGGTGAGCAGCTCGTTGTTGTGCTATCAAGttagaaactcttttttttataatgaacgAATCAAACTTCAGGAGCACATTTAAATGATTGAGTGTGAACCCTTTTTATGCAAACTATTCAGGCTTCTCTCAGCCGGATTGTTAAAGGAACTTGGCCcttcctcctgggctcatcgcccccagaagctcacactcacttatagactgtaaatattaaaggcctgagtgacgtcacccttcTGTTCCCGCAGGGGGCTTTAGagggtctccatgttggaaatgctgtctcagtctaactttcagtcaacctaacgacaggctgagagctggagctgaggcggttttaagcctcttgacaaactgttcCACCGCggccacctgtcaatcatgtcagctacacgccaaCTTGATTctggttgtgttttgttctgctcGACTTTTGAAGGCTGTTTGGTGATATGGTGATGCATTTTCCATCGTCGCAGGAGGAAGTCATTCTGTCCATGACTCCTCTGAGAGTCGGTCTGAAAAACTACTGTGATGCTGTAAACGGTGAGCTAACGTTACACCGTGATTTGGCAGTTAACCAACACAAACTGTAGGTGACAGTGTAATGACCTGAAGTGTTTACAAAGCTGCTGTGAGACAACCTCGACTGATAAAGTAACTACAACACGTCTGATCGTCTAACCTCATCATGGTAAACACTAGATGTGAGGATGATGTTTGACTTGGATGAACTTCTGTCGCAGATCACATGAAGATGATGTACACGGAGATGTCCTTACACCCCGACGAGTTCGACTACTTTCACGTTGGCATGGACTCAGATATAACCTTCTGTCTGAAGGAGCTGAGGGTAACAGGGTTATTTTTGGAATCTCCCTTTCTCCTGTCACATGAGAGTATGTGAGTGAATGGGTTCCCAGCAGTATTTAAGAGGTCATATGTCTCGTCCTGTAACGTGTAATATTctccagtatttatttttttaaagatttatttttgtgcctttattgtagagataggacagtggatagagctggaaatcggagagagagagtggggaatgacatgcgggaaaggagccacaggctggatttgagcctgggccgcccgcttggaggactatagccgccatacatggggcgcgggcactaaccactgcgccacgaGCGCCTCAGATTCTCTAGTATTAATGGAGCCTCAGCACGGAGCATTCTGTAACCTATCCATGTAAACTTTAACCTCTTCGCTGTGACTCATCTCTGAAGCGAAAGATAGTGTGACAGACGTGACGCACATGGAACCCATGCTGTGCACATTGCATCCCTCATTACGAGGTGTATCAATCTAAAGCCAAGTACGAGTGCGTTTGTGTCTCAGGGAAAACGAGAAACAGAAACGTTGAATCTTAGAGACTAAATCAACGTAGTTTAAGTCACTTGTTTGATTATCTGTTAGGCCAGTTTAAAAGACTTGACCTGCATCATTCACCGCCCCCAAAGACTTGGACTACCTCCTGTGAATCTCCACAGTACAGAGACTACTCCTCTAGTTCCTGTTGGTTTTAGGAAATCTGCTAATCTCTCTTATACTCTCTGAAGGTGGCTGCAATCTGTACCATGCCCGAGcacgtttgacccccaaagtccagttcgtttgaggAGTTCGAGAGTTCAAAACCCTGGCACGCTTTGAAGGGGTGTGCTTCAGCTCGGTACAGTTCTTCATGTACGAGCACAAGCATGGGTACACAATGTAGACATGAAGTTTAATCGAGTGTTTTGTCTGAATCTGACTagaataagacacaaagtcagtaaagtatctgtcatgttctctgtgttgttctccgatacTCGGACACAGACTAAACACTgcgttcctttttttatttttgcgtCTGCCcgagcacgcttcatgatcatgtaaagccattcatgtgttgtgttcagggtcCAAAATAAACATCCGCCAAGCACGTCTGGGAACTACTAccttttaaaagaataaaaggggagtaaatatatgttttataatttcctgatctgataaaATTATCCAAACCGTGACTTAAATCGGTGATTGATTCAACAGAACATACCTTCTCAATTAAATGTGCTGTAACAAATGTGTATGCGACAGAGAAGCACAGTTTTTTAATTTGGCCAGTAAATAATATGCCTGATaggtgagtcaaaaagttaatttcggaccctggTTGTATTTGGACGTTATTTtcaagaggtaaccatgctcaggcctggttagtcctggagcagtgttaGTGCACCCTTAAGGATCAGCTGTTAAATGTCATAGTTGGAACAAGGATCCACTTAAGTCAAACTTTACCCTGTGAATTTCGGCTGATCTGTTTTCCAGGGTCTGTTGTCCTTTGCAGAGTCACACTGTCTTCCAGTGTCGGTCTACTGCGGTGCCACTGGAAAGtaagtttttgtgtgtttgttgttaacTTAGTAAAGTTCTGATCATGAGCTACAAAAACTAACGTCAGCCAGCTCTGCTACGGGAACCCCAAAATCAGTTGTGTTTCACTAAACtaacatctttatttaaaatattgatcCTGTCTGCGGCTGGTTTAGTAAGATTATAACCAGCGCTTTAGCCACGTTAGCAGAACCGGTGATGAAATAGTAAAAGATAGTGATGACTTTAAAAACGCAGGACTTCATAGGACTAACTGTATTGATGTTTCTTGCAGGCCTGTTTGCTTCTCTGTGGAGGATATGGTCCTAGAGGCCACTGTGGTGCTGGCCACTCTTTATGACCCCGAAAGCAAGGACCCCTCTCAGTCCTCGACCCTGACCGATGCTACACAAAGGTACCAAGACTTAGGTGTTATAAATCATGTTTAAATCATCGGGATCTGCACGGATTACATCTCTACTTAAAGGGGGATTTTTGACCAGACAGCTCGATGAGTTTTCTCAAACCTCCGTCGACGATGTTCAGCAGAGTCGAGTTGAATCTTCCCACAGGGATCTCTACCTGAGCCTCTCTGTTGGCACTTAGGCCGCGTGCCCTCGttggcttttccttttttagcTTCCTTAGAGGGCGTAGTGTTACAGCACCAAACCTTGTGTctgtaaaatagataaataggCCAAGCCTGGAACATGTGGGGTAAGGTTAGAAGCCTGTCAGTGTCTGTAATCCCTGAAGCTCTGCCATGctgtcctgctctctctctctctctctctctttctctctctttttcagctCTGGGTGTTTCCTGTCACCATTGGATACCCTATCTTCCATTATTACACAACATTGTTATTCCCATTGATACTTACTACAGATTTATTAccctctttgttctttttttgtcagttttagTATAAAAGAATGACCTCATATGTTTTTGACACTCCCTCATAGTCTAACCACACATGCAGTTTGAATCTTAATGTCTTTGTTCATGCTCACAGGACTTTTTGTCAGAAGTCAGAACCGTAGCACAGCGTTCCTGCGGGTTCCTCTCCTCTTATTCTGCATTAACATTTCATACACCTTGTTTCCACGGCCTCAGACATGTCCGTATGTCCTACACCTGTGCACACGCCTAAAGGGCCTTTCAGAGAGGATGCAGTGAGAGCTGCACGCCGCTCTCAAACCCAAACTATTGTCTGTGTTGTGCTGAATGAGAGCATATCTGCTCCCCGCCGAGCAGAGCAGGCGGCAAGGTTGTGCTTGATGTCCGTAGGCGCTGTGtggaatttaaaacattttcaacttggGCGCAGGGCTCCGTGACATCACCTCTGCGCGTCCAATAGgagggaagatcagatcacaacaaagagtgtcccactttcctgagctctaATGTGTGGCGTGCTCATGAagtgctgcagctcctggacgagccGAAACTCTCCCACATCCTGTCGTGCCCTGAGGATTTCACCAACACACacccttttcttctttgctcctcgtctcctcctccccagcagaagACTGTTCCGACTTTTATTCTTGTTAGTGGACAGATACGAACATACTGTGCATCCAAGTAGCTATTTTCCCGACTTTTGTTTCTGTCACCTTGCGACTAGCGCTGTTGCTTTGTGCTCTGCGCCCTACTCCTCCCTGAAAGGCTCTTAAGAGTTACTTTCATTGAGACACACTAAGCTTCACCAACTCGTTCCCATACAGAAATAACTAGAATTTTACTTAGGGCCGTTTGCACCACAATTAAACTGCGGTCAGTCTAACCATTGCTCAGGAACTGATTAgctaagagtgtgtgtgtgtgtgtgtgtgtgtgtgtgtgtgtgtgtgtgtgtgtgtgtgtgtgtgtgtgtgtgtgtgtgtgtgtgtgtgtgtgtgtgtgtgtgtgtgtgtgtgtgtgtgtgtgtgtgtgtgtgtgtgtgtgtgtgtgtgtgtgtgtgtgtgtgtgtgtgtgtgtgtgtgtgtgtgtgtgtgtgtgtgtgtgttcctagGTGTGCAGAAGCTGCTGTTCTACCTATGGGTTCATGTGAGGCGAACATCAGGGAGCCTGAGGACATTCCAGCTGTGACAGAGCTGATAGCATCCAGCCAGGGCAGCCCGATGAACGTCCCACCTGCTCTGATGCTGCCGCTGCTTCACACCGCTGGCATATGTGTGCCTGAGGATCACTGCAGCAGCGCCAACTCGTCTCCTGCCTCCTCCACGGTAACAAGAGGTTACAGGtagtttttcagtgtttctcaactggtcgagcctcaggacccaccataAACTACAACACCTAGTTTTAAACTTCAGACATGTTCAATGTCTCCACTTTAtaaaacaagctaacgagctctgCTGAGTGAGGAAAGACAGCATCCGTGAAGAGCCGCCTCCTTCCTCGTTATTCGTCCAACAGGGCGTCAGGGTTAAAACGGCATGCTGGACACTGTAATAGTAAACCATAGAATGAATCTGATTTTGTCGTGTGCTGTGAGGACAGGCTGTAGGGAGGAGGGgtcggggggagacagctctctccaatgttttgaatttggactgcagtacccattttaaacactagagaTCAGAGTTAcaaactgctcctttaaatgttttactttaacaCCGTGCACTAACAGaagttgtttctgtttctgtagatCTGCTCCCTCCTGTTCAGGGCCGTGTCCTCGGAGCAGGACAACCACGACAGCGCTGCCAGACCGCCTGTTCTGGCGTTCTACAGTGATGAGGAGCAGAACATGGAGGAGGACACAGACAGCCCTTCACTCTGAGAGCTCACAGCTCATTCTTCTGTGTCTTTAGAACCTGTTCAGCTCATATTGAAGGATGCAATGTGTTGTGATGCAGCTGCAGCATTCACATGTGGTTGGATAGGTAGGATCAAACTTTTCTATTAACTTAACATGTTTAAGACTGTTGTTTGTAGCgaacttgttttatttaaatcgTCTTCAGATTGTAGAGTTTGACAGCAAGCTGTaaaattctgtgtttttataattaatatttatgaaCTCTCAGTAAAAGTGTGTGATTGGTTTGTCATTGCACACTTGGTGTGGACTGTGAAAACATGACGGACGGGTGTGGCTTCTTGAAGACGCCACACCCGTCCGTCTGTGAAGCTAACTCGTACTATGACCACACCTGAGGAATGAACACAAAGGTCGTGTGAGGCCTCCTCTTCTACTGGTTGGCTCAGCACTGCAGGCAGGGTTAAGTGAGGTGAACACGCTCGCTTAGAGCCAAATGAGATTACGCCTTGTTGGTAAAATACAGCCCTTAAGGCATGAAGCGAGGATAACGCCTCGTCTGCAGCGTTTGGTTTAACCATCGAGtgcaaatggacttgagcttctatAGTGATTTTATAACCCCATCCATACACAATCACATGAAGCAAATTgtggtgaagtgtcttgcccaaggacatatcggACACGTGGCTACAGGAGCtcgggatcgaacccccgaccttcctgttgagacagccgactccaccactgagtcacagccgcccaTGTACCAGacagacatcaaaaacaaaagattaataaatactatactctttatttaaatattttacagattcaaaaaaaaaaaaattctcacaCAACTGTACACTCAAAATATAGACACGTGCTCTGGTTTgtaacaaagtgtgtgtgggagagaagGACGAGAGGCGGGGAGACGTGTAAGAGCAGCTCTGAGTCAGGAAGCAGGAACCTCGAAGATCAACAGTGACGTGCAATCTGACGAGGAGAattgcttttactttgaaattgtTAAGGCTGCTTCGATTGTCCTCGGTGCTTTAAGACTAAAAGAAGTTACATTTGACTTCTCGCTGCCCCGCCCATCAAAAGGAAATCTGATACTGTCTTCCAGTTTGTCAGGTTAAGAGAGGGAGCAGTGCGttcccccaatttccacatactccatcAGCGCCACGGTTTAGCTACgtcgccctgccccactggatccctttctggagcgtgagcgctgccatgagcagctgttcacacatcacacgagaactacaagatcacatgggaattaagacaaaaacctgcaaacaacatgttgctttgtctttctgaggatgatttgttcatgcggtgcctgttttgacgtaatgttgataaagtgatggaaaatacttTTGGGAGTCTgtattatgtgttttatttttaaatggactggacttctgacttcctgtccgggtcgatctAATCTGTCCATCTTGACGCGTCCCTGCAGCGAGCTCTGTCTTGCAGCGTGTTTTAAATGGTTGAGAATGCAGAGGCGCTGATGGCAAGCTCCAGAGACGGGCCGCGGCGCtcactgtggaaacacaatcattgacttgAGTAGCAGTAAACGACAGCTTAGTGTGCGGCGCTGACGGAGCGCAGCGCTCATGGAGTATGTGGAAACTGGGGGTCTGATCATACAGAATGTAAACATCCATCTCCTGATCCGCAGggagtttgtatgtgtgtgatggCTGGATAACTATTCCTAAACTCCAGACTGAGCCGACGGTTTCTGCAGGTTTCAGAAAGGTTGGACGTGCTGTGGATGCAGAGAGAAGGGGTGAAGCCTGCAGGGCATGATGGGAAAGCTGTTCTCACTTTATGGCTACTTAACAGTTTTCAGGCTTTGTGCTCAGAGCCGGGCACATTGTTGTGGGGTTTAAGGAATTAAGGAGCCAGTATCGCCAACACCTGATACAAGGCACGTTATTCTGACGACGTTGCACAAAGATTTTAAACTGTGGATTAGGATTGCAGTGAATGCAGAGTGCAAATCTGTGGTGATGTCATGGAAACGGCGACCTTGACATGAATGTGTCTCCGGAGCTCCGCGGCAGAAAGGATGGAGAGAAGGAACGGAAAGTTCTAAAGCTACTCTGATGTGCTGATCGCTCGAAAGAATTGAACAAAGAAGATACAAAAATAACTTTGGTCACGTGACCAACTCGCTTTGTGCGTTTAAGGCTGTGAGACCCTATCAGCCCAGTGGATACGCAGACGTCTGCAGCCTTCATTTCCGTTTCATAGACACGTATGAAACATCTCAATTCACTGACGGGCATGGCTGCATTCAGAATTTACACACATGTTCGTAGAGACATCACACATTATCACAATTAAGACTTCAGCAGTGGCGGCGGTGGTGAGATTAAAGGGAGGGCATCAGTTTGACGATAATGTGGCGAGGAGGTTTTAACTATAAAGTCCTTCAGCCAATAATGAAAGTAACAAATGGTGTGCACTCTTCTGCAGTCTTACACCTGGGGTCTGACCACATCTGCCACCGTCTCTGattctccacttcctccctgcTCTCACCACCATCAAAGAAAGAGGACTTATCCTTGTCGGACAGGATCATCATCTCCAtgttgcccaatgacagcttaTCCCACA is a window of Labrus mixtus chromosome 5, fLabMix1.1, whole genome shotgun sequence DNA encoding:
- the rad9b gene encoding cell cycle checkpoint control protein RAD9B, which encodes MNCRLEGNCVKAFGKAVHALSRLGDELWLDPNVKGLALRSVNSAHSAYACFLFSPLFFKNYNLRPATEHGAETVKCKLAMKCVLPLFRCLNSIERNVEQCQISIGSPDDQVMIQFFCRHGITKTHNLRFQESEALQAVFASHLCPNVLKAPARLFGDMVMHFPSSQEEVILSMTPLRVGLKNYCDAVNDHMKMMYTEMSLHPDEFDYFHVGMDSDITFCLKELRGLLSFAESHCLPVSVYCGATGKPVCFSVEDMVLEATVVLATLYDPESKDPSQSSTLTDATQRCAEAAVLPMGSCEANIREPEDIPAVTELIASSQGSPMNVPPALMLPLLHTAGICVPEDHCSSANSSPASSTICSLLFRAVSSEQDNHDSAARPPVLAFYSDEEQNMEEDTDSPSL